The Ictalurus punctatus breed USDA103 chromosome 6, Coco_2.0, whole genome shotgun sequence DNA segment AGCTTAAAACACTTTGTTCAAATATGCTCTATTAAATAATCGTGCTAGTATATTTCAGTAGATTGTGATAAACAATCTTTTTGCCTTTACCTGAATAACATTTATGCTAAAATACAAGTAGTCATCCAGACTTACTTACTGATTGAAGTTGGTAGAAATACAATATTCTGAGTAATAattataacttttataaaagtcTAACTGTTTCCCTCAAACCAGTTAAACTAGTTCATTGCAAAATCCTTTTCAAAGTGAAGTTTATCTGTTCacaactgttttgttttgttatatttcgttttatacatatacatatatctatatgtTTCAAAGACTAACTTACTATCATTTTACCTCTGCTAATATGCATTTAATTCTGTAATTCCACATGTTAACTTATAATTAAAATTGGTCACAAtttagtaaaacaaaaaaactatcattcataaataaatagaaatgtatctttttgtatattatattatattatactatattatattataattccTTAATAAAAACCACTATGTGATTAACCTGAGAATAACAAAACCAAGGGTATAGGAAAATATTGTGTAATTGTGTGCTTGTGGGAGTTGCAAGACCTTGTTGTTCTTCTTGTACtctcctgtttttttctttctccttccaCTGCTTTTTTATCTGcccacccacacaaacacacaaacttgATAGATGAGATATTCTGTCTTCTCAGTCCTTCCTGAAATTTTACAACTTAGTATGCTCACTTATATCTAATTCAGTCCATAGTCTTATCACTCCATGCCATAGATTTCCTCTTTGCCAGCTCCATCCAAGTAGGTTGTCTACTATCATTGTTTGACTGAAGGAGTGACGATGAAGAAGGTGATGGCGGTGGTAATGTTTTCTTCTGACATTTGGCCTCTCGCTCTAACCTCATGGGACCAGGAGAAGTTGCTAATTCTGAGGTAGGCATAAAGTCAGACATATTTCGTTAGAAATAGAATTTCTGTCACATTAATTTTCATGCATACACACCTTTGCACTAGACCAGTACCTGTGAACTTTCCATGGCTGGAAATGGTTAGAAATTCATCCAAAGGCTGATAGGTTCGGGAGTCTGGTGTAGCTTTCTGGTCCACTACCTGTTAAAAATGTAGAAGACAATGAGGACATAAGCTTTGATTTGAAGTGGGACCCACTCTGAAAAAGGCAAAAATCCAAAAGCCTCACCTTGACTGCGTCAGGTTTTTGGTGGTGCCATTGCTCGACAAGTAAAGCCTTGCTCCCCAGGCCTCCTGCATACTGAGCTTGGCTTTCTGTTGGGCCTTTTCCCTGGGGCAAGGAGGTCCAGTCCATTTTCCTTAAAGGCAAAGAGGACAAGCTTTCCCCAAGTGGCCTGTGCTGTGAAATTGGCGAGGGAGATTGATGGGCAGGCTGATGAGGTGTCAGCTTTGGGCTCAATGATAGGCGCAAGGATTGTGATGCTTCGGGTTTTGGCACACTTTGTGGCAGAGACTGCTGGATCGGATGAGCTTGATGTATTGACAACTGGTATAATTGCTGCTGTGGTGCGTGTATCATTTGAGGATTGAATTGGGTAGGTGGTATATAAATTCCAGTCAGTTGCCCTGGTTTTGAAGCTGAGTGAGTAGACATTTGTCCTGGTCTGGCACTGAGATGTGTTGGTTGTACTTGACTTGTTGGTGAAAGAATTCGTTTGAAGGAGAAATCAACTGCTCCTGACTGATCTATGGATGGCTGTGCCGGGCTGATGGAAGTCTTCATAGTTGGTGGTTGAGTTGGTTGCGTTGCCCTTACAGAAGCATGTACAGTTGGAAGTTGAGTCTCTAATGGACTGACAGAGGGCTGTGAAGATGATATTTGATGTATAGGCCTTATAGGTCCTGCACTGGGCTGTGAAGATATCTGGGTTAGTGGGGATGCAGCTGGTCGTGCGGCTGTCTGCAGGCCAGCAAGGTCATTCAGTGTGTTTGTAAAAAGTTGCTGGAGACTTCTGGTCTTTTCTCGGGCCATAGTCATCCAAGATAGCTCAGTGGAAGCGTCTCTTGACTCTTTTTCACATGTTTGTAGAGGACTTTTCTCTATCCCACACACTGGCGAACTCACAGTGGTGTTAATAGGTGAACCCGGCAACTGAGCGGAACCCTGCAAATCTGCAAAGAATGGCAGTTAAACATATGTTTAGTGCGTTATTTGCTCAGTggcaaattattattgtttattttgaacaaaaatgaATACGAcgataattattcattaaaatgatcAACTCTAAGAATGAAGTTGAGCTTGTATGTTTGTTTAAGTTAAACTGGGATTCTTTATCCAGGCTAAGACCATGTGATATAGTGTTCTCAATCAGTAAAGCACAGAAAGTCCTCTTGAAATAAATTTCTCCACTATCTGCACTATGTTTGTTAAGAACTAATATGGGCACTGTAAATCATGAGTGAGGCAGTTTAATGTGAACTGAAGGACACATATCTGATAGGACAAATGGCTGAATGAATCTTAGCGCACGCTAAGGACATTTTCACATTTGGCCTGAATACTCTGTATCCTGTAGGGATTTTGGACTCATTTGTGGGAAAGCATGAAAGGTAAATTCCTTCTAGACTGGAATTCTATAACTCACTGCTACTGTGTGCTGAATAGCCatatttttattcctttatttgtatattagctattatttaatgacatttattaaattaatgtttCCATAATAAGTGGCCAcatcatagctccagggtccctggctTGATCCGGAGCTCAGGTCTGTGCAGTTTTGCACATCCTCCCACAAACATGCCgataggtggactggctacttTAAATTGTCTTATGAGTGAGTAAGTGTGCAGGTTGCTCTGCAATGGTCTGGCAATCCAGCTATAGTGCATTACTTTGCCTTTTGGTCAAAACAGCTGGTTTTCAATTACGTCTCAAAATAATTGAGCTTTGAGTTTGTATTCACTTGTACTTGAATGCCTTCAACACTCTAATGTCATTAAGAAAGTCTGTTtcatctgcagaccacacatTTCTTTTCCTTGTTGTTCTGGAACTTGAAATAGGAACTAACGTGACGATTCAACCAATGACATTATTCGGAACCTGACCCTGGAAGAGGTTGACTCTAACGTGAAACAAACCCTATACCACCACTCGCAGGTGCCCCTGAGATCAGTTCAATAGATCACAGCTTGTGTTCGAGATCAGCTTTCACACTTGACCAAACACACCACACTCTCACTGCAGACGGACCCAGGTCCAGAAGAAAAAGATGTGCAAGTGTGAAAAGGCCATAGAGAGCTGCGCAGATTACTTTCTGGTGttaataagaaagaaaatatcATCTGGGAacgatttattttgtttgagcTCTTTAGTCACTCCTTCCATCTGAGGAATTTGTAACTcccataaaacaaaaacagacttaCCAGGAAATCTAATTAGTCTAGCTTTCTCTTGGTCCCTTCTGGCACTCTGAGGTCGAATACTGGAGAATACTGGCGACTCAGAAGATATAAAGAGCTCAGTGTTATAGAGTGGAGGACTTCTGAGAACTGTGCAAGGTTCTCTTAAAGGCCCCGCTTTGCTGTCATTCGGGCCTACAGCTGAAGGAGTAGTAGATTCTGGCATCCACGGTGTGCTCAGACTCCTGACTTCAGGGTTATGCTGTTTGACATTGAACTCTGATGTCGATATGGTGTGCAGCTTCACTTCTGGAGCACTCCTTTCCTCTTTCTGCTCCTTACTGACCATGTTCATTTTCTCCTTATTTGCCTCATCTACCTCTTTAGCTATCTGCTGAGTCTCCACCACAACATCTCGGTTTTTATTTGCTGGACTGTCCACTCTTTCTTGACCAGCAGACACAGATGCTGTCAGCTCTCTAGGCTTGGATGAAACTGCTGGAATGCTGGTAACTCCTGTCTGTAATGGATCTTTCCCTGATGCTCTTACTTGTGCATTCTTGTGTAGATCCTGTGTTTTGAGGGTTGATGAAGGTGTTGTGAGTGGAAagaca contains these protein-coding regions:
- the cracdla gene encoding uncharacterized protein cracdla yields the protein MKKKGNVGVMRQSKSATDITPGILDLKDDFRCFQSRLGTRSLSHDSIFLLEQRQSDPEPPRVLSQENVHGKIQALQMKLQTQKMHLGPPPLVLTIKQIEDPSEVLTLSKNLPHKSHLKSASQGVLPHPISPALLPFYSSAPSPGVDFSTLPQFIPCLDNSAARHRMSIKPRNQRASTKSRRMPTSVSLTHSIQDGSRPCSESMIILERSLTESKEEDGIAVTKEMTHVRSYSSQIIRPGKGLIAPPIKSPCLTLPLKLPVGVDDDDDHRLAMSQCKEKVVPTVCMTADVGTRRIPKSAEEMAAKRPSSAGHTSRKGSGDHKESLYSSKPKGVEGSAVSIVSSVYTPCLILLGTEQSHPKSDKDFNTVTTHFKRNALTQVQDTKQEHNLQSQPLKPLSMHKNTSRLDNKFEGRNIHQISSMPISSEDGCLQESTTQQRSRSFYISSDKSHERQRTGSFTGRMEQPGGEREHVFPLTTPSSTLKTQDLHKNAQVRASGKDPLQTGVTSIPAVSSKPRELTASVSAGQERVDSPANKNRDVVVETQQIAKEVDEANKEKMNMVSKEQKEERSAPEVKLHTISTSEFNVKQHNPEVRSLSTPWMPESTTPSAVGPNDSKAGPLREPCTVLRSPPLYNTELFISSESPVFSSIRPQSARRDQEKARLIRFPDLQGSAQLPGSPINTTVSSPVCGIEKSPLQTCEKESRDASTELSWMTMAREKTRSLQQLFTNTLNDLAGLQTAARPAASPLTQISSQPSAGPIRPIHQISSSQPSVSPLETQLPTVHASVRATQPTQPPTMKTSISPAQPSIDQSGAVDFSFKRILSPTSQVQPTHLSARPGQMSTHSASKPGQLTGIYIPPTQFNPQMIHAPQQQLYQLSIHQAHPIQQSLPQSVPKPEASQSLRLSLSPKLTPHQPAHQSPSPISQHRPLGESLSSLPLRKMDWTSLPQGKGPTESQAQYAGGLGSKALLVEQWHHQKPDAVKVVDQKATPDSRTYQPLDEFLTISSHGKFTELATSPGPMRLEREAKCQKKTLPPPSPSSSSLLQSNNDSRQPTWMELAKRKSMAWSDKTMD